In Candidatus Manganitrophaceae bacterium, the genomic stretch TCCTCTTGCCCTGCCTTCGTTGTTCGATCATTGATCGGAGCCATCCGGGAAAGGACATCATCAGGGCGAAGATGGTGCCGAATAAGAATGAGGCGATGACGATCACATAGACGGGTAGGGGTCCGGTGTCCATTTGCCAGAAGATGGAGAGCGAGATGGTTTGGTCCTGGTTGGAATAGGCAAAGCCAAACAGGCCGCAAATGACAAGAATCATCAGAATGAGTCTGACCATCTTATTTGCCTTTAAAATGGGGTTTGAGGTGGCGGTAAGTTTCGGTCAAGGCTTCCGGGATGACACGGCTTTCAGAGAGGACGGTCATGAAGTTGGTGTCTCCTTCCCATCGGGGAACCACATGGAAATGGAGGTGGTCTTCAATCCCGGCGCCCGCGGCTTTTCCCAAGTTGAGGCCGACATTGACCCCTTCCGGCTGAAAGGCCTTGCGCAGGGCAGCAAGTGATTGCTTGACCATCTGCATGAGATCTTTTAAGACCTCATTGGAGAGGTCTTCCAGGGTGTCTGCGTGTTTGTAGGGGCAAACCATGAGATGGCCGTTACTGTAAGGATAAAGGTTCATCATGACAAAACCGGTTTTCCCTTTCAGGAGGATCAGGTTTGCCTTGTCTTTCTTTTGTTTTGGTTTGTCGCAAAGGATACAACCCAAGGTTTTTTCTCCTCTGATATACGTGATCCTCCAGGGGGCCCAAAGCTGGTTCATCTTCTTTTCCCCGCGGCCTCATCCGGCACCGGCTTCTTTTTGAGCTCTGCCATGATCAACTGCAGGTCCTCCCAGACATGTTTCTTCTGGCTTGGATTCCGAAGCAGGTAGGCCGGGTGAAAGGTTGGCAGCACCTTTATTCCGAAAAAATCGTGAAATTTCCCCCTCAAATCAGAGATCCTCTCCTCGGTGGAGAGAAGGGTTTGGGCGGAAAAGGTTCCGAGTGCGCAGATCACCCTCGGGCGGATCGCCGAGATTTGTTGATGGAGAAAAGGACGGCATGTGGCGATCTCGTCCGGCTTCGGGTTCCGGTTTTCAGGAGGCCGGCACTTCACGATGTTGGCGATATAAACTTCATCTCTGGAGAAGCCCATTGCCGCAATCATTCGGGTTAGAAGCTGTCCCGCCCGGCCGACAAAGGGCAGGCCCTGAAGGTCTTCGTCTCTGCCGGGTCCTTCACCGACAAAGAGGAGTGAGGCATGCGGGTTTCCTGTGCCAAAGACTATATTTGTTCGTGTTGAACAGAGCGTACAGCGTTGACAGTCTCCCATCTCCTCCCGAATGGCTTCCAGGGTCATGAGCCCGGTTTGAGACGTGGGGTCCGTGGCAATTGGCTCTTTTTTCCCGTCCGCCGATTGTTCTACGGAGCTCTCCTGGGCTGCTGTGCGTTTCCAGGACAGGACCCCGTTGTCTTGATACCACTTCAGGCGTGCAACCATCTCTTGTGTGAGTGCCTTGATCTTACCGGACGCCTGGTAATTATTCAGTTCACCCATCTTTTTTTCCATGACCGCGTTGCTGCGGTACTCAAAGCCTCACGTATAGACACGTACGTTCCGATATTTGGAAGGACACGCTGTTATCCATCTATTTTCTTAATTGTATTCCAGTCTTTTGATAGTCTTATCTGTTCAAGCCATCTCTTATGGTGCGCGTTGTTTGCCGTCAGGAGAATTTCTCTCTGGTTCCCTTCGAGGAAGCGGATCGTGATCGTCAGGTGAGCCTCTTGGTTTTCTTGAAATCCCTTGTCGGCCCATTCGACGGCCACAACTCCTTTACCGCCCAGATATTCATCTAGTCCAATCGTCTCGATTTGGTGCGCACCGTTCAGGCGGTAAAGATCGACGTGGGTAAGTGGAAGGCGGCCTTCATGTTGGTGGAGCAGGGTGTAGGTCGGGCTGCTGACATGTGAATCACGGACCTCAAGCCCTTCGGCCAGGCCGCGAACAAATAATGTCTTTCCTGCACCGAGCGGACCGATCAGGGCGATGATCTCGCCGCCGACGGCTGTCTTTCCAAAGACTTTCCCCAGGCGAAAGGTCGCCTCCTCGCCAGGGCTGAAAAGGGTGAGAGAAGTCTCTTCTTTCTTCAGGCCGTGCTTGGACATCTTTCCATTGCCTCGGCGAGCTTTTCCAGGATATGAAGATTCCGCAGGATGTTTGTCGGCTCCGTATCGGGGGTGCCGTCATAAGGCTTGCCAACGACCAGGGCATCCGGACCGAGTTGTAGACTTGAGAATTCGTCGAGGGATGTGAGGTAGCCATTCACATTTGCTTCTTTAAAAATTGTTTGGGCCGATGCAACATGTTGTGAACGGACCTGGTACCTTGAATCGATATTGGAGAGAAGTATTCCGGCCTCTTCGGTAAACTGGTCCTCATCTGTAATTGGTTTGAAATAGTCTTTCTTAAGGAGAAGGATATCCTCGGTGACACCGG encodes the following:
- the tsaE gene encoding tRNA (adenosine(37)-N6)-threonylcarbamoyltransferase complex ATPase subunit type 1 TsaE, translated to MSKHGLKKEETSLTLFSPGEEATFRLGKVFGKTAVGGEIIALIGPLGAGKTLFVRGLAEGLEVRDSHVSSPTYTLLHQHEGRLPLTHVDLYRLNGAHQIETIGLDEYLGGKGVVAVEWADKGFQENQEAHLTITIRFLEGNQREILLTANNAHHKRWLEQIRLSKDWNTIKKIDG
- a CDS encoding uracil-DNA glycosylase; this translates as MGELNNYQASGKIKALTQEMVARLKWYQDNGVLSWKRTAAQESSVEQSADGKKEPIATDPTSQTGLMTLEAIREEMGDCQRCTLCSTRTNIVFGTGNPHASLLFVGEGPGRDEDLQGLPFVGRAGQLLTRMIAAMGFSRDEVYIANIVKCRPPENRNPKPDEIATCRPFLHQQISAIRPRVICALGTFSAQTLLSTEERISDLRGKFHDFFGIKVLPTFHPAYLLRNPSQKKHVWEDLQLIMAELKKKPVPDEAAGKRR
- a CDS encoding HIT domain-containing protein, whose amino-acid sequence is MNQLWAPWRITYIRGEKTLGCILCDKPKQKKDKANLILLKGKTGFVMMNLYPYSNGHLMVCPYKHADTLEDLSNEVLKDLMQMVKQSLAALRKAFQPEGVNVGLNLGKAAGAGIEDHLHFHVVPRWEGDTNFMTVLSESRVIPEALTETYRHLKPHFKGK
- a CDS encoding LapA family protein encodes the protein MVRLILMILVICGLFGFAYSNQDQTISLSIFWQMDTGPLPVYVIVIASFLFGTIFALMMSFPGWLRSMIEQRRQGKRIEQLEIDLDRIRSEALRSVPPPLPPTSIEEIHDDA